A stretch of DNA from Deltaproteobacteria bacterium:
TGCCATCTTTGCACTCAATCGTCTCCAGACTATTGAGGTCGGGGAAACCGAGACAGACCGGTTCGGGGGTAGAGCAGTCGGTCGGTTGACTGCCAAGGACCGCGACCAGGTTGTATTTGCCGGAGGGGAGGTTGAGATAGAAGTGGTAGTTGGCCCCCAAAGTGGTCTTGGTCCGGTACTGCTGTTCCGGCTTCTCGATGTTCCAGACGTAGATGTACGCCTCGCCAATATCTTCCGTATTCTGGAACTCTCCCGTTCCGTTGAGTAGGCTCGTTGCCCGGCTAATCAAATCGTCGATCTCATCGGTCTGTTCCCCTGCAGCAGGGTCAAAGGCCATCGTGACTTCAATCTCTTTATCTCCACCATTGGTGTGGATTTGGATCTTTCCAGTGTAGTTTCCCTCCGTGAGATCCTCTCGATTGATCGTGGCCACCAGCGCCCAGGGGGCGGTCTTCGGTTGGTTTAATTCCTTGACCGCAACGGAGAGCCAATCGCCTCCATCGGTCGTTTCGACAGAATAGCTGAGAAGATCCAGATCGCCTCCTCCCGAATTAAAGAGGATAATCGTCGCATTTTCTCCCAATTTTCCAAAATGAAGGCCGTTTACGGAGGTTGAAAGGATTGGGTTTCCCTCGGGTGTGTGATCAAGAAGTTTTTGCAAGGCGCCCCAGGGGTTTACGAGACCGAAGCCGTACTCCGGATCCCATCCGGCCGGGTCGTTCCCCAGATAGATTGCGGAATCACGCAGGATCTGGACGAGTCCATTACCTTCCGAACTATTCGAGAGAGGAAGCTCCGGATCGTATGCCTTCAGAAGGGCTGCCAGGCCGCTGACATGAGCCGCCGCCTGAGAGGTGCCACAAAGATCCCAGTAACCGTTAGCCACATTGGGATTGACCGTGCTCAAGACACACTGATCGCCGGAACCACCGGGGGCGACGAGGAACTGTCGCTCACCATAATTAGAGTAGGATTTTGCAAACGCCCCGCTGCCCGTGACCGCCCCGACGGCGATGACGCTCGGATCGGCTGCCGGATAAAATTTACAGTTTTCATTTGCATAATATCGTCCCGTCTCCTCATCTTCACAAAATCCGTCTGTTGTACCGCCATTGCCTGCGGCGGCTATCACAACAACTTTCTTCTCCCGTACACATTCGTGGATCACCTCGAGCAACGGAAGGGCAAAGTCAGTCGTCATTGCCAATCCCAAGCTCAGGTTGATAACGTCGGCGCGAGGACGGACCGCCCTGAGGTCGGTAGGGCCACCGCAGTTATCAGGATCAACATAATCGCCATTCGGTCCCGCAGTGGCACGGGGGCATTCATAACGATTCGGGAGGTGACAGGCCCAGGCGACTCCCTGTGCAACGTCATGAAGCGTCCCAAGTCCGTTTTTTCCCATCGCACGAATCGGGAGAATTTTGACCTTTTGACTTAATCCCCCCATTCCGGCAAGCCCGCGGCTGTTGTTAGTTGCTGCGGCCACAATGCCGGCCAGGTGGGTTCCATGCCAGCTACAGGCTGATCCCGGAATCCCCATATCCCGTCCGTCACATGGATCGGTTGGATCAAGATCATCGCCATCGTTGTCGAGTGAAAAATTTGCCTCAACGACGGTTCCACCGCTGTCGGTTAACTGATGGGTCACGAAATCAGCGCCCCAGATGACACCTGCATCCTGGTTCCAGACAAACTTGTTCTGAAACTCACGATGATCTTTGCGGATACCGGTGTCGATTACCGCGACGTAGGTAAATTTTTTCTGCAGATCCTCTTCGTCAGGATCAAACGGCTCCGGATTTTCATTCTCAAATTCGAAAACCGCCCCCATATTGATGAGGGCCATATTCCATTGTTCATCGTAGCCAGGATCATTGGGGAGTGACTGTGTTTTGAGCAAGACATTATAGGTACAACTCTTTCCTTCGCGACGGCACTCATCCAGTGCTTCTCTTTCCATCTTGCGGGTCAACCGGTCCTTCTCTCTTTTCACACCTAAACGAGCGGCAACTCCCCCGGATTGAACAGTCAGTGCCTGTATCTCAGGAGTTTCCAATTGAATCGCTGACCATCCCTTCTCTTTGACAAGGATTTGGCCAGCGACATGAGGT
This window harbors:
- a CDS encoding S8 family serine peptidase; translated protein: MPKRILLFAVFACLFHQAFGCGGSGGNDALNGNWAAETPSANGETVLLKFDSEQKTILVQAVRPLGDTVNVDEGAYDVAGENVNFNLPVLGGMSLVYEIQVENEQEKLILGGETYYRINPDGAPLSGQIQITQVTADELVEVSSYAPPHVAGQILVKEKGWSAIQLETPEIQALTVQSGGVAARLGVKREKDRLTRKMEREALDECRREGKSCTYNVLLKTQSLPNDPGYDEQWNMALINMGAVFEFENENPEPFDPDEEDLQKKFTYVAVIDTGIRKDHREFQNKFVWNQDAGVIWGADFVTHQLTDSGGTVVEANFSLDNDGDDLDPTDPCDGRDMGIPGSACSWHGTHLAGIVAAATNNSRGLAGMGGLSQKVKILPIRAMGKNGLGTLHDVAQGVAWACHLPNRYECPRATAGPNGDYVDPDNCGGPTDLRAVRPRADVINLSLGLAMTTDFALPLLEVIHECVREKKVVVIAAAGNGGTTDGFCEDEETGRYYANENCKFYPAADPSVIAVGAVTGSGAFAKSYSNYGERQFLVAPGGSGDQCVLSTVNPNVANGYWDLCGTSQAAAHVSGLAALLKAYDPELPLSNSSEGNGLVQILRDSAIYLGNDPAGWDPEYGFGLVNPWGALQKLLDHTPEGNPILSTSVNGLHFGKLGENATIILFNSGGGDLDLLSYSVETTDGGDWLSVAVKELNQPKTAPWALVATINREDLTEGNYTGKIQIHTNGGDKEIEVTMAFDPAAGEQTDEIDDLISRATSLLNGTGEFQNTEDIGEAYIYVWNIEKPEQQYRTKTTLGANYHFYLNLPSGKYNLVAVLGSQPTDCSTPEPVCLGFPDLNSLETIECKDGSCTPSSIVIHRQ